A stretch of the Haloplanus aerogenes genome encodes the following:
- a CDS encoding methytransferase partner Trm112, with protein sequence MKESLMEILCDPLDKSDLELEVDERDGEEIVEGRLIGTVTGEVYPIEDGIPNLLPPDMRDDE encoded by the coding sequence ATGAAGGAATCCCTGATGGAGATCCTCTGTGACCCGCTCGACAAGAGCGATCTCGAACTCGAGGTGGACGAGCGCGACGGCGAGGAGATCGTCGAGGGCCGCCTGATCGGCACCGTCACGGGCGAGGTGTACCCTATCGAAGACGGCATTCCGAATCTCCTGCCGCCGGACATGCGCGACGACGAATAG
- a CDS encoding DUF7524 family protein, translated as MTPVLLVELNRGELHSVEAPAEFATSEPFSVELRNHGEAVHVHVRADDALAAVARIDTDGNLYVERETTQSVPVGVEDVDSPVTGTLEIATGYGAEKRTVEVTVEPQSDGQSVDVDETLSRPKQPNRDTDTTPLSERFAGALPGRRVIPVLVLGAVAIAVAAAVANAVRSPPVLVGAGVVVGAVLVALVALLR; from the coding sequence GTGACTCCGGTGTTGCTCGTCGAGTTGAACCGTGGGGAGCTTCACAGCGTCGAAGCACCGGCTGAATTCGCCACCTCGGAGCCGTTCTCGGTCGAACTTCGCAACCACGGCGAAGCCGTCCACGTCCACGTCCGCGCCGACGACGCGCTGGCCGCGGTCGCTCGCATCGACACCGACGGCAACCTGTACGTCGAGCGCGAGACGACCCAGTCGGTCCCCGTCGGTGTCGAGGATGTCGACTCGCCGGTCACGGGTACGCTCGAAATCGCCACCGGCTACGGCGCCGAGAAACGGACCGTCGAGGTGACGGTCGAACCCCAGTCCGACGGTCAGTCGGTCGACGTCGACGAGACCCTCTCCCGCCCGAAGCAACCCAACCGCGACACCGACACGACGCCACTCAGCGAGCGCTTCGCCGGCGCCCTCCCCGGCCGGCGTGTGATTCCCGTCCTCGTCCTCGGCGCCGTCGCCATCGCCGTGGCCGCGGCCGTCGCCAACGCCGTCCGCAGTCCGCCCGTCCTCGTCGGCGCCGGCGTCGTCGTCGGTGCCGTCCTCGTCGCTCTCGTCGCCTTACTCCGGTAA
- a CDS encoding dienelactone hydrolase family protein, with translation MSRVQRFVRIPVDDAELDGELVVPADARGIVLFAHGSGSSRHSPRNQAVAERLREEGLATLLFDLLTEAEDRTRRNRFDIPLLTDRLAAVTRWIGDQSETADLPVGYFGASTGAAAALRAAAEDGLDIDAVVARGGRVDLAADRVPDVDAPCLFVVGSEDTEVLERNEAMLADLPGEKRLEVVEGAGHLFEGPGQLTTVATLAAEWFVDHLPE, from the coding sequence ATGAGCCGGGTCCAGCGATTCGTTCGAATCCCGGTCGACGACGCCGAACTCGACGGCGAACTCGTCGTGCCGGCGGACGCGCGGGGCATCGTCCTGTTCGCCCACGGGAGCGGGAGCAGTCGACACAGTCCGCGGAATCAGGCCGTAGCCGAGCGACTCCGCGAGGAGGGGCTTGCGACGCTCCTGTTCGACCTCCTCACCGAGGCGGAAGATCGCACGCGCCGCAACCGGTTCGACATCCCGTTGCTCACGGATCGACTCGCCGCAGTGACACGCTGGATCGGCGACCAATCGGAGACGGCCGACCTCCCCGTCGGCTACTTCGGCGCGAGTACGGGCGCAGCGGCGGCACTCCGCGCGGCGGCCGAAGACGGTCTCGATATCGACGCCGTCGTCGCTCGCGGCGGCCGCGTCGATCTGGCCGCGGATCGGGTGCCGGACGTCGACGCCCCCTGTCTGTTCGTCGTGGGGAGCGAGGACACCGAGGTACTCGAACGCAACGAGGCGATGTTGGCGGATCTGCCCGGCGAGAAACGCCTCGAGGTCGTCGAAGGAGCGGGCCACCTCTTCGAGGGACCGGGACAACTGACGACCGTCGCGACCCTCGCGGCCGAGTGGTTCGTCGACCACTTACCGGAGTAA
- a CDS encoding glutamate-5-semialdehyde dehydrogenase, producing MTEQATERKVAEAQTAALELAKLDDEARSDALHAIADAIVDEEARILEANETDVTEGEKLLEAGEYSQALVDRLKLSPSKLDDIAEMVRSVAEQDDPLGRTLSARRLDDGLELYKVGVPIGVIGTVFESRPDALVQIAALSLKSGNAVILKGGSEASHSNRVLYEIIREATSDMPDGWAQLIEAREDVNTMLDMDDSIDLLMPRGSSEFVSYIQDNTKIPVLGHTEGVCHVFVDRDADLDMAEDVAFDAKVQYPAVCNAVETLLVHESVAADFLPEMVERYEDAGVTLRGDAAARGVVDIDPATDEDWSTEYGDLELSIKVIGSLDAAIDHVNTYGSKHTESILTEDADRASTFMRSIDAASVFHNASTRFADGYRYGLGAEVGISTGKIHARGPVGLEGLTTYKYYLEGSGQQVATYSGENAKPYLHEEFEGDWIPGHLAEE from the coding sequence ATGACTGAGCAAGCCACTGAACGGAAGGTCGCGGAGGCACAGACCGCCGCGCTGGAGCTGGCGAAACTGGACGACGAGGCGCGGAGCGACGCCTTACACGCCATCGCGGACGCCATCGTGGACGAGGAGGCGCGCATCCTCGAGGCCAACGAGACGGACGTGACGGAAGGCGAGAAACTGCTCGAAGCCGGCGAGTACAGTCAGGCGCTCGTCGACCGGCTGAAGCTCTCGCCGTCGAAACTCGACGACATCGCGGAGATGGTCCGGAGCGTCGCGGAACAGGATGACCCGCTCGGTCGGACGCTCTCGGCCCGCCGCCTCGACGACGGCCTCGAACTCTACAAGGTGGGCGTCCCCATCGGCGTCATCGGCACCGTCTTCGAGTCCCGGCCCGACGCGCTGGTCCAGATCGCCGCGCTGAGCCTGAAATCCGGCAACGCGGTTATTCTGAAGGGTGGGAGCGAAGCCAGCCACTCCAACCGCGTCCTCTACGAGATCATTCGCGAGGCGACGAGCGATATGCCCGACGGCTGGGCACAGCTCATCGAAGCCCGCGAGGACGTGAACACCATGCTCGATATGGACGACTCCATCGACCTCCTCATGCCTCGCGGGAGTTCGGAGTTCGTGAGCTACATTCAGGACAACACCAAGATTCCCGTCCTCGGGCACACCGAGGGCGTGTGTCACGTCTTCGTCGACCGCGACGCGGATCTGGACATGGCCGAAGACGTTGCCTTCGACGCGAAGGTGCAGTACCCGGCGGTCTGTAACGCCGTCGAGACGCTGTTGGTCCACGAGTCGGTGGCCGCCGACTTCCTGCCCGAGATGGTCGAGCGCTACGAGGACGCCGGGGTGACCCTCCGTGGCGACGCCGCGGCCCGCGGGGTGGTCGACATCGACCCCGCGACCGACGAGGACTGGTCGACGGAGTACGGCGACCTCGAACTCTCGATCAAGGTGATCGGCTCCCTCGACGCCGCCATCGACCACGTCAACACCTACGGCTCGAAACACACCGAATCCATCCTGACCGAGGATGCCGACCGCGCCAGCACGTTCATGCGGAGCATCGACGCCGCGAGCGTCTTCCACAACGCGTCGACGCGCTTCGCCGACGGCTACCGCTACGGCCTCGGCGCCGAGGTTGGCATCAGCACGGGCAAGATCCACGCCCGCGGCCCCGTCGGCCTCGAAGGCCTCACGACCTACAAATACTACCTCGAAGGGAGCGGCCAGCAGGTCGCCACTTACTCCGGAGAGAACGCGAAACCCTACCTCCACGAGGAGTTCGAGGGTGACTGGATTCCCGGCCACCTAGCCGAGGAGTGA
- the proB gene encoding glutamate 5-kinase, with product MSESEVVDAEEIEHARQLAADAKRVVVKAGTNSLTDDESNLDDDKLDKLVDDVADLLDRGKEVLLVSSGAIGAGKGRVGYPHETVEESQALSTVGQSHLMRRYTESFERYGRTVAQILLTDHDLENPERFTNFRNTVETLLEWGVVPIINENDAVATEEIRIGDNDMLSSSVAIGVDVDLLVTLTDVDGVYTGNPKADPDAERIEAVGRNYGHVQELIAGGSSDGVGFGGIQTKVEGARDASEHGIPAIIAGSAEPDVLEKIATGKSVGTIFIPVNGVIDD from the coding sequence ATGAGTGAGAGCGAGGTCGTCGACGCCGAGGAAATCGAGCACGCGCGACAGCTCGCGGCGGACGCGAAACGCGTCGTCGTGAAGGCAGGCACCAACTCGCTCACGGACGACGAGTCCAACCTTGACGACGACAAACTCGACAAACTCGTCGACGACGTGGCCGACCTGCTCGATCGGGGGAAGGAGGTCCTGCTCGTCTCCTCGGGCGCCATCGGCGCCGGCAAGGGACGCGTGGGCTACCCCCACGAGACGGTCGAGGAGTCGCAGGCGCTCTCGACGGTCGGCCAGAGCCACCTCATGCGCCGCTACACGGAGAGCTTCGAGCGGTACGGGCGGACGGTCGCCCAGATTCTGCTGACCGATCACGACCTCGAAAACCCCGAGCGGTTCACCAACTTCCGCAACACCGTCGAAACGTTGCTGGAGTGGGGTGTCGTCCCCATCATCAACGAGAACGACGCGGTGGCGACCGAGGAGATTCGCATCGGCGACAACGACATGCTCTCCTCCTCCGTCGCCATCGGCGTCGACGTGGACCTGCTGGTGACGCTGACGGACGTGGACGGCGTCTACACCGGCAACCCGAAAGCGGACCCCGACGCGGAGCGCATCGAGGCCGTCGGCCGCAACTACGGCCACGTGCAGGAACTCATCGCCGGAGGGTCGAGCGACGGGGTCGGGTTCGGGGGCATCCAGACGAAGGTGGAGGGTGCCCGCGACGCGAGCGAACACGGCATTCCGGCGATCATCGCCGGCTCGGCCGAGCCGGACGTACTGGAAAAAATCGCTACTGGCAAATCCGTGGGGACGATATTCATTCCCGTGAACGGAGTCATCGATGACTGA
- the proC gene encoding pyrroline-5-carboxylate reductase, whose translation MTDVSVIGCGHMGSALVKGLARTDTHRVTACDLDTSALEAVEPYCAQTTTDVAEAATAEVVFVAVKPRAIEAVLTGLDLPADATLVTIAAGVPRSFVQSHTDATVIRVMPNLAAETGNMAAAVAWDDPDETVAALLDDLGEWVEIDEEHMDVATALNGSGPAFVYYLIQSMAKAAVAEGMNADAAETLAAQTFKGAAETALRSEESLEALIDAVATEGGTTIEGMEVLWDSDVESVIDETLGAAAERSRELAGGFDDE comes from the coding sequence ATGACTGACGTTAGCGTCATCGGGTGCGGCCACATGGGGAGCGCCCTCGTCAAGGGACTCGCCCGGACCGACACTCACAGGGTGACGGCGTGTGATCTGGACACGAGCGCCCTCGAAGCGGTCGAGCCGTACTGCGCGCAGACGACGACCGACGTTGCGGAGGCAGCGACGGCCGAGGTGGTGTTCGTCGCGGTGAAGCCCCGCGCTATCGAGGCGGTACTCACCGGCCTCGATCTCCCGGCGGACGCGACGCTGGTCACCATCGCCGCGGGCGTCCCGCGGTCGTTCGTCCAGTCCCACACCGACGCGACGGTGATCCGGGTCATGCCCAACCTCGCCGCCGAGACGGGGAACATGGCCGCCGCCGTGGCGTGGGACGACCCGGACGAGACGGTGGCAGCTCTCCTCGACGACCTCGGCGAGTGGGTCGAAATCGACGAGGAACACATGGACGTGGCGACGGCGCTGAACGGGAGCGGCCCGGCCTTCGTCTACTACCTCATTCAGTCGATGGCGAAGGCGGCCGTCGCGGAAGGGATGAACGCCGACGCGGCGGAGACGCTCGCCGCGCAGACGTTCAAGGGTGCCGCCGAGACGGCGCTCCGGTCCGAGGAGAGCCTCGAAGCCCTGATCGACGCCGTCGCCACCGAGGGCGGCACGACCATCGAGGGAATGGAGGTCCTCTGGGACAGCGACGTGGAGTCGGTGATCGACGAGACGCTGGGGGCGGCCGCCGAGCGCTCCCGGGAACTGGCCGGCGGGTTCGACGATGAGTGA
- a CDS encoding OsmC family protein → MAQESTATTVTVTGRSEGPKRTTIETARTEFVIGDASPLEHLLGSLAACLNVIGHLVAKERGIVLRGLDVDVEGDIDPAKYKGGETDARAGFSSIRAHVTVDTDADADAVQDWMATVEERCPVADNLGAGVDVHVDVDRA, encoded by the coding sequence ATGGCTCAGGAGTCGACCGCCACCACTGTTACCGTAACCGGTCGGAGCGAGGGTCCGAAGCGAACCACCATCGAGACGGCGAGGACGGAGTTCGTCATCGGGGACGCCAGTCCCCTCGAACACCTGCTGGGATCGCTGGCGGCGTGTCTCAACGTCATCGGCCACCTCGTCGCCAAGGAGCGGGGAATCGTCCTCCGCGGCCTCGACGTGGACGTGGAGGGTGACATCGACCCCGCCAAGTACAAGGGTGGCGAGACGGACGCTCGCGCGGGATTCTCGTCGATTCGTGCCCACGTGACCGTCGATACCGACGCCGACGCCGACGCCGTGCAGGACTGGATGGCGACGGTGGAGGAGCGCTGTCCCGTCGCCGACAACCTCGGCGCAGGGGTGGACGTCCACGTCGACGTCGACCGGGCGTGA
- a CDS encoding TVP38/TMEM64 family protein codes for MSGRGERTDATPTERSRLFASPHARRRVAVHAFVLCLLFVGAAVLFRRHAAFLTDAEAARAYVRGFGVWAPLVLISLQALQIVLAPIPGQVLGAVGGYLFGPWLGTLYNMIGITIGSTAAFWLSRRFGRSYVERMIDDDALATFDTFVEQRGLLSLFVLFLIPGLPDDILCFLGGLTPIPIRKLVVVAIVGRTPAFFLANVFGDLLATGDIGAALGLLVLVGGLSLFGYLNRKRITRALDGWLQ; via the coding sequence GTGAGCGGTCGCGGCGAGCGAACGGACGCGACGCCCACCGAACGGAGCCGCCTGTTTGCCTCTCCCCACGCACGGCGACGCGTCGCCGTCCACGCGTTCGTCCTCTGCCTCCTGTTCGTCGGCGCAGCAGTGCTGTTCCGACGCCACGCGGCGTTCCTGACCGACGCCGAGGCGGCCCGGGCGTACGTTCGCGGCTTCGGCGTCTGGGCACCGCTCGTGTTGATCTCCCTGCAGGCGCTCCAGATCGTTCTGGCGCCGATTCCGGGACAGGTACTCGGTGCCGTCGGCGGTTACCTCTTCGGGCCGTGGCTGGGCACGCTCTACAACATGATCGGCATCACCATCGGCAGTACGGCGGCGTTCTGGCTGTCGCGTCGGTTCGGCCGGTCGTACGTCGAACGGATGATCGACGACGACGCGCTGGCGACGTTCGACACGTTCGTCGAGCAACGCGGCCTGTTGAGCCTCTTCGTTCTGTTTCTCATCCCCGGCCTGCCCGACGACATCCTCTGTTTCCTCGGCGGCCTCACGCCGATTCCGATCCGAAAGCTCGTCGTGGTCGCCATCGTCGGCCGGACGCCGGCGTTCTTCCTCGCCAACGTCTTCGGCGACCTGCTCGCGACCGGTGATATCGGCGCCGCGCTCGGCTTGCTCGTTCTGGTCGGGGGTCTCTCGCTGTTCGGCTACCTGAATCGGAAGCGGATCACCCGCGCGCTGGACGGGTGGCTCCAGTGA
- a CDS encoding DUF7523 family protein: protein MSIAERTREAVRERPFLLDALRAGVVNYRAAATMLELDANEESVAAALRRFAADLPDYSPSERSVRVTVERGVGIEAVDDTDHLLVVGGQGVYADAGSFTALLGTGEVDARALATALDRLAAVGIDVEAAGVAGDHVLVVVDGRSGGRALRVLESAFGAVPDPA from the coding sequence ATGTCTATCGCCGAACGGACTCGCGAGGCCGTCCGCGAGCGGCCTTTTCTCCTCGACGCGCTCCGGGCGGGCGTCGTCAACTACCGCGCCGCCGCGACGATGCTCGAGCTCGACGCGAACGAGGAGTCCGTCGCGGCCGCGCTCCGCCGGTTCGCCGCCGACCTTCCCGACTACAGTCCGAGCGAGCGCTCGGTGCGCGTGACGGTCGAGCGGGGGGTCGGTATCGAGGCCGTCGACGACACCGATCACCTCCTCGTCGTCGGAGGACAGGGTGTGTACGCCGACGCCGGATCGTTTACGGCCTTGCTCGGGACCGGCGAGGTAGACGCTCGCGCGCTGGCGACGGCGCTGGATCGACTGGCGGCGGTCGGTATCGACGTCGAGGCCGCCGGCGTCGCCGGCGACCACGTACTCGTCGTCGTCGACGGTCGATCCGGGGGGCGGGCGCTCCGGGTTCTGGAGTCGGCGTTCGGGGCCGTCCCCGACCCCGCGTGA
- the cysS gene encoding cysteine--tRNA ligase, translating to MTLSVTNTLTGEREEFEPGGEEVLLYVCGLTVSDDAHLGHARVWTHADVMHRWLDHLGYDVRHVENFTDVNEKIVARVGEDDLGESELAVAEGFISSVIADMRGLNLKRAAVYPRVSEHVPEIIDLVETLIDRGYAYETNGSVYFDVTEFEDYGKLSNQNLDEMEAQGDPDERSEKRHPADFALWKADGVSPSDVAEHRKDDRPLGEHPPSGETWDSPWGEGRPGWHIECSAMSTTHLDDTIDIHVGGHDLVFPHHENEIAQSEAATGQQFARYWLHTGLLETAGEKMSSSLGNYFYVADALEEFGPNVIRTFYCSTNYGSKQTYSEASMAEAEERWERLERAYEAAVDACDSVDARTKVEDDDLRTAVETARTDFATAMNDDFGVREATAALLELATAVNRHVDGGDEYDYVGLREAVETFEELGGDVLGLGFGSEGASEGEAHLADDLIELVLDVREAERDAGNYDRADDLRDDLEALGIEVEDSDDGPTYRY from the coding sequence ATGACGCTGTCCGTGACCAACACGCTGACGGGCGAGCGCGAGGAGTTCGAGCCAGGAGGCGAGGAAGTCCTGTTGTACGTCTGTGGGCTGACGGTCTCGGACGACGCGCACCTCGGCCACGCTCGCGTGTGGACCCACGCCGACGTGATGCATCGATGGCTGGACCATCTCGGGTACGACGTGCGCCACGTCGAGAACTTCACCGACGTGAACGAGAAAATCGTCGCCCGCGTAGGAGAGGACGACCTCGGCGAGTCGGAACTCGCGGTCGCGGAGGGGTTCATTTCCTCCGTCATCGCCGACATGCGCGGCCTGAACCTGAAGCGTGCGGCGGTGTACCCGCGGGTGTCCGAACACGTCCCCGAGATCATCGACCTCGTGGAGACGCTGATCGACCGCGGCTACGCCTACGAGACGAACGGCTCCGTCTACTTCGACGTGACCGAGTTCGAGGACTACGGCAAACTGTCGAATCAGAACCTCGACGAGATGGAGGCACAGGGCGACCCCGACGAGCGATCCGAGAAGCGCCACCCCGCCGACTTCGCGCTCTGGAAGGCCGACGGCGTCTCGCCGTCCGACGTGGCCGAACACCGGAAGGACGACCGGCCGCTGGGCGAGCATCCCCCGAGCGGCGAGACGTGGGACTCGCCGTGGGGCGAGGGTCGTCCCGGCTGGCACATCGAATGCTCCGCGATGAGTACGACCCACCTCGACGACACCATCGACATCCACGTCGGCGGGCACGACCTGGTCTTCCCCCACCACGAGAACGAAATCGCCCAGAGCGAGGCGGCGACGGGCCAGCAGTTCGCCCGCTACTGGCTCCACACCGGCCTGCTCGAGACGGCCGGCGAGAAGATGAGTTCCAGTCTCGGCAACTACTTCTACGTCGCGGATGCGCTGGAGGAGTTCGGGCCGAACGTGATTCGCACGTTCTACTGTTCGACCAACTACGGGTCGAAACAGACCTACAGCGAGGCGTCGATGGCGGAGGCCGAGGAGCGCTGGGAGCGCCTCGAACGCGCCTACGAGGCGGCCGTCGACGCCTGCGACAGCGTCGACGCCCGCACCAAGGTCGAAGACGACGACCTGCGGACGGCAGTCGAGACGGCCCGGACGGACTTCGCGACTGCGATGAACGACGACTTCGGAGTGCGCGAGGCGACGGCCGCCTTGCTGGAACTCGCGACGGCGGTCAACCGCCACGTCGACGGGGGCGACGAGTACGACTACGTCGGCCTCCGAGAGGCCGTCGAGACGTTCGAGGAACTCGGCGGCGACGTTCTCGGCCTCGGCTTCGGGAGCGAGGGCGCGAGTGAGGGCGAGGCCCACCTCGCGGACGACCTGATCGAACTCGTTCTCGACGTGCGCGAGGCGGAGCGCGACGCGGGCAACTACGACCGCGCCGACGACCTGCGGGACGACCTGGAGGCCCTCGGCATCGAGGTGGAAGACAGCGACGACGGGCCGACGTATCGGTACTAA
- a CDS encoding DUF357 domain-containing protein, translating into MPADLEEKTDRYERMLADALDEAEIRPPADTPLGTAAAECREMAASYLDDGRHFRDEGDPVNALASFSYGYGWLDAGVRMGLFAVPEETELFTV; encoded by the coding sequence ATGCCCGCCGATCTGGAGGAGAAAACCGACCGCTACGAGCGGATGCTCGCGGACGCCCTCGACGAGGCGGAGATCCGTCCGCCCGCCGACACGCCGCTCGGGACCGCCGCCGCGGAGTGTCGGGAGATGGCCGCGTCGTATCTCGACGACGGGCGTCACTTCCGCGACGAAGGTGACCCCGTGAACGCGCTCGCGTCGTTCTCGTACGGGTACGGATGGCTGGACGCTGGCGTCCGCATGGGTCTGTTCGCCGTCCCCGAGGAGACGGAACTGTTCACCGTCTAG
- a CDS encoding NAD(P)/FAD-dependent oxidoreductase translates to MSESDGVEHRRLIIAGSGIAGLTAAIYAGRSNNDPLVFEGDEPGGQLTLTTDVDNYPGFPEGISGPELVNNMKEQARKFGAEIKNGVIDSVDVAESAGPGHTFHVTLTSGAEYTADAFIAASGASARTLGIPGEDELMGYGLSTCATCDGAFFRDEKIVVIGGGDAACEEAVFLTKFASTVYLVHRRDEFRAEDYWIDRVMEKVDEGEIELKLNTEVTELHGSQGEGIDHVTMVHNPEGHPTDKLDDPETEEFEFDAGAVFYAIGHTPNTAYLEGLDVEMDDEGYLETAGGDGANQTAAGVPGLFGAGDVVDYHYQQAITAGGMGCKAAIDADGYLEDLERERAAAEEPAAAESND, encoded by the coding sequence ATGAGCGAGAGCGACGGCGTCGAACACCGGCGACTCATCATCGCCGGGAGCGGAATCGCGGGACTCACGGCCGCCATCTACGCCGGCCGGTCGAACAACGACCCACTGGTGTTCGAGGGCGACGAACCCGGCGGGCAGTTGACGTTGACGACCGACGTGGACAACTATCCGGGCTTCCCCGAGGGGATCAGCGGCCCGGAGCTGGTGAACAACATGAAAGAGCAAGCCCGGAAGTTCGGCGCCGAGATCAAAAACGGCGTCATCGACTCCGTCGACGTGGCGGAGTCGGCGGGGCCGGGGCACACCTTCCACGTCACGCTGACCAGCGGCGCGGAGTACACGGCCGACGCGTTCATCGCCGCCTCGGGCGCCAGCGCGCGCACTCTCGGTATCCCCGGCGAGGACGAACTCATGGGATACGGGCTGTCGACGTGTGCGACCTGTGACGGCGCGTTCTTCCGTGACGAGAAAATCGTCGTGATCGGCGGCGGCGACGCCGCCTGCGAGGAGGCCGTCTTCCTCACCAAGTTCGCCTCGACCGTCTATCTCGTCCACCGGCGCGACGAGTTCCGCGCCGAGGATTACTGGATCGACCGCGTGATGGAGAAAGTCGACGAGGGCGAAATCGAGTTGAAGCTGAACACGGAGGTGACGGAACTCCACGGCTCGCAGGGGGAAGGTATCGACCACGTGACGATGGTCCACAACCCCGAGGGCCACCCGACGGACAAACTTGACGACCCCGAGACCGAGGAGTTCGAGTTCGACGCCGGGGCCGTCTTCTACGCCATCGGCCACACGCCGAACACGGCGTATCTGGAGGGGCTGGACGTGGAGATGGACGACGAAGGGTACCTCGAAACCGCCGGTGGCGACGGCGCCAACCAGACGGCAGCGGGCGTCCCCGGCCTGTTCGGCGCGGGCGACGTGGTCGACTACCACTACCAGCAGGCGATCACGGCGGGTGGCATGGGCTGTAAGGCCGCCATCGACGCCGACGGCTATCTCGAAGACTTGGAGCGAGAGCGTGCGGCGGCGGAGGAACCGGCGGCGGCCGAGAGCAACGACTAG
- a CDS encoding DUF7545 family protein produces the protein MVDTETYTIEGPDGDTDELELPVGLVDALAEQGEDSTTVVAEIALLSFVQRSHAIVHHAEGEVPADLREINEKAEELFEEQFGMTFGEATGHSH, from the coding sequence ATGGTCGATACCGAGACGTACACCATCGAAGGCCCGGACGGCGACACCGACGAACTCGAACTGCCGGTCGGACTGGTCGACGCGCTCGCGGAACAGGGCGAAGACTCGACGACGGTCGTCGCGGAAATCGCACTCCTCTCTTTCGTCCAGCGGTCACACGCCATCGTCCACCACGCCGAGGGCGAGGTGCCCGCGGACCTCCGCGAGATCAACGAGAAAGCCGAGGAACTGTTCGAAGAGCAGTTCGGCATGACCTTCGGCGAGGCGACGGGACACAGCCACTAG
- a CDS encoding ZIP family metal transporter — translation MALLGNLAFVFVAGLLTALATGLGAIPFFLVDDVSDRWNVALWGLASGIMVSASVFGLVFEGLSAADSPLEIVPGLVAGVVLVVVAHEVIEGYEVNPRTYEEADFRKLLLILGVLTVHSFPEGVAVGVAFADLGLQGTVGSSIAMFGTAVPLLAVFMTVAISIHNVPEGVAISIPLRTLGVSEWKMVWWAVFSSLPQPLGAVIAYLFVRIARELLPAGFGFAAGAMIYLVVTEFIPEALDIGEGLPGGGKRELTAGVVTGVLAMLPLLFV, via the coding sequence ATGGCGCTGCTCGGGAACCTCGCCTTCGTCTTCGTCGCCGGGTTGTTGACGGCGCTCGCGACCGGTCTCGGGGCGATACCCTTCTTCCTCGTCGACGACGTGAGCGACCGCTGGAACGTGGCGCTGTGGGGTCTCGCCTCGGGGATCATGGTCTCGGCGTCGGTGTTCGGCCTCGTGTTCGAGGGGCTGTCGGCGGCCGACTCGCCGCTAGAAATCGTTCCCGGCCTCGTCGCCGGCGTCGTCCTCGTCGTCGTCGCCCACGAAGTGATCGAGGGCTACGAGGTGAATCCCCGGACGTACGAGGAGGCCGACTTCCGCAAACTCCTGCTCATCCTCGGCGTGCTGACGGTCCACAGTTTCCCCGAAGGAGTCGCCGTCGGCGTCGCGTTCGCCGATCTCGGCCTGCAGGGGACTGTGGGTTCCTCCATCGCCATGTTCGGGACGGCCGTTCCCCTCCTCGCCGTCTTCATGACCGTCGCCATCTCCATCCACAACGTCCCCGAGGGCGTCGCCATCTCGATTCCACTCCGCACGCTCGGCGTCTCGGAGTGGAAGATGGTCTGGTGGGCGGTCTTCTCCAGTCTTCCCCAACCGCTCGGCGCGGTCATCGCGTACCTGTTCGTCCGCATCGCCCGCGAGTTGCTCCCCGCCGGCTTCGGCTTCGCCGCCGGGGCGATGATCTATCTCGTCGTCACGGAGTTCATCCCCGAAGCCCTCGACATCGGCGAGGGGTTACCGGGGGGCGGAAAACGCGAACTCACCGCCGGCGTCGTCACCGGCGTCCTCGCGATGCTGCCGCTTCTGTTCGTCTAG